Proteins encoded by one window of Channa argus isolate prfri chromosome 13, Channa argus male v1.0, whole genome shotgun sequence:
- the kdm5c gene encoding lysine-specific demethylase 5C isoform X2, protein MEGEEFVPPPECPVFEPSWEEFQDPLGYIAKIRPIAEKSGICKIRPPPDWQPPFSVELDHFHFTPRIQRLNELEAETRVKLNYLDRIARFWEIQGSSLKIPHIERRILDLFSLSKIVTDEGGFEMVCKERRWARVAQRLGYPPGKNIGSLLRSHYERIVYPFEMFQSGASLLHYKPKHYDGEDVDKEYKPHSIPLRQSVQPSKKSTYGRRANRCQPDGPEDMAPHPLTTGSQLISAPEPTEEDIEKNPELKKLQIYGAGPKMMGLGLVARDKGIRKKDEAPQTVTIKENVSAAPVDTSVKTEPLECLEKHSEGSTSSPQLPRQSITIKKEVKKEEPEEDDGKEHDEEEDNRPCTKMTMRLRRNINNSQCVDSFVCRMCGRGDDDEKLLLCDGCDDNYHTFCLLPPLADPPKGNWRCPKCVAEECKKPTEAFGFEQATREYTLQSFGEMADTFKADYFNMPVHMVPTELVEREFWRLVSSIEEDVTVEYGADIHSKEFGSGFPMNNGKRKLTKEEEEYARCGWNLNVMPVLEQSLLCHINGDISGMKVPWLYVGMVFSAFCWHIEDHWSYSINYLHWGEPKTWYGVPSVAAERLEEVMKKLTPELFEFQPDLLHQLVTIMNPNILMAHGVPVVRTNQCAGEFVITFPRAYHSGFNQGYNFAEAVNFCTADWLPAGRSCIEHYRRLRRYCVFSHEELTCKMAASPEKLDLNLAAATHREMFIIVQEERKLRKGLMERGITEAEREAFELLPDDERQCDKCKTTCFLSALACSNCPEHLVCLYHTQDLCNCPTEKLYLRYRYTLDELLAMLHRLKVRSESFDSWANRVKEALEQEEGNKIGINDLEMLKMEAAEKKFPDNELLRKLNTVLKDIERCHKTSAELLTNSSESKMTLAELNLLVETMQNLPCVMNQLEEVQVVLQTVEDFKCQAQVLVNDKNWKRESPPPEQLQALLEQGGKLPVVVPECTLLQGLKEQAHWLAEVRRTLATEGGERQEVTLDVLRNLMEAGCNVPQSVSVETAMAELQELLTIAERWEEKAQICLEQRQKHPLSTLEAIVNEAQLIPVKLPNILALQGCLTRARAWVTDLEEIQNGEHYPCLDDLEGLVAIGRDLPVFMEELRQLELQVASAHSWRDKASKTFLKKSSQHSLLEVLCPCVKRRERRDETQLLDDPLEDSDTNTLGLSAQDLRDPAAIVMAFKEGEHQEKEALLRLQKINMCKSGFTTENCKENGRWDETMEIDTTSHSENSLKENGNSNHTCTTTPPQSVCVCGRLPCVPQLRCHLCKDWFHGGCVAFPSLLPSSGSPDNPLCWWDWDSRFLCPRCQRSRRPRLETILALLVALQRLPVRLPEGEALQCLTERAITWQGQAKKALETPELQRALEKLQELQETLHHESVKEEVKQKETDGNSVIVLSDSEGGEGEDGVIDLTEEKMPEKNTKETNGTQAGFECGTCKKSTVTDVGSLPPLLPLLKGPVVEFSPATRAQLEELQLEGDLLEVSLDQTHIIYRVLQASSVPPRETLQTLIQIELEEQRRTSRGRAKDSKRKRKGHRGGSGEGSGEQSLTASESKKTCPPNHNSSCSPPVQIHPEIL, encoded by the exons ATGGAAGGTGAAGAGTTTGTACCTCCTCCAGAGTGTCCAGTCTTTGAGCCATCATGGGAGGAGTTTCAGGATCCCCTGGGCTACATCGCCAAGATACGTCCCATTGCAGAGAAGTCTGGAATCTGCAAAATCCGACCTCCACCA GACTGGCAACCACCATTTTCTGTGGAGCTGGATCACTTCCACTTCACACCCCGCATCCAAAGACTTAATGAGTTGGAG GCAGAGACCAGGGTGAAGCTTAATTATTTGGACCGTATTGCCAGGTTTTGGGAAATCCAGGGGTCATCTTTGAAAATCCCACATATTGAAAGGCGCATCCTTGATCTCTTCAGCTTGTCAAAG ATTGTGACAGATGAAGGAGGTTTTGAGATGGTGTGTAAGGAACGGCGCTGGGCCCGTGTGGCCCAGAGGCTTGGCTACCCTCCAGGCAAGAATATTGGTTCTCTACTGCGTTCGCACTACGAGAGGATCGTCTACCCCTTTGAAATGTTCCAGTCTGGTGCCAGCCTGCTG CATTACAAACCAAAGCACTATGATGGTGAGGATGTGGATAAAGAGTACAAACCCCATTCCATCCCCCTGCGACAGTCTGTGCAGCCATCCAAAAAGAGCACTTACGGACGTAGAGCAAACCGCTGCCAGCCTGAT GGTCCAGAGGATATGGCCCCCCATCCTCTCACCACTGGCTCTCAACTCATCTCTGCG CCCGAACCTACAGAGGAAGACATAGAGAAGAACCCAGAATTGAAGAAGCTACAGATCTATGGTGCTGGGCCTAAAATGATGGGACTTGGACTAGTGGCAAGGGACAAAGGCATTAGGAAGAAGG ATGAGGCGCCTCAGACTGTTACCATCAAAGAAAATGTCTCTGCTGCTCCCGTTGATACATCTGTCAAGACTGAGCCACTGGAGTGTCTGGAGAAGCATAGTGAAGGGAGCACATCTAGTCCCCAACTGCCTCGCCAAAGCATTACAATAAAGAAAGAAGTGAAGAAGGAAGAACCAGAGGAAGACGATGGGAAAGAGCACGATGAGGAAGAAGATAATAGACCTTGCACAAAAATGACCATGAGGCTTAGACGCAACATCAACAACTCGCAGTGT GTTGATTCTTTTGTGTGTCGAATGTGTGGTCGAGGAGATGATGACGAGAAACTCCTTCTGTGTGATGGCTGCGATGATAATTACCACACCTTCTGTCTACTACCCCCACTTGCTGACCCCCCAAAAGGCAACTGGCGATGCCCGAAGTGTGTGGCAGAG GAATGCAAGAAGCCTACAGAGGCATTTGGCTTTGAACAGGCTACACGAGAGTACACGCTGCAGAGTTTTGGGGAAATGGCTGATACTTTTAAAGCAGATTATTTCAACATGCctgtccat ATGGTTCCCACTGAGCTTGTGGAGAGAGAGTTCTGGAGGTTGGTCAGTAGTATTGAGGAAGACGTGACTGTTGAGTATGGAGCAGACATACACTCCAAAGAATTTGGCAGTGGTTTCCCTATGAACAATGGCAAGAGGAAGCTAACAAAGGAAGAGGAG GAATATGCCCGCTGTGGCTGGAACTTAAATGTGATGCCTGTACTGGAGCAGTCACTCCTGTGCCATATTAATGGAGATATCTCTGGGATGAAAGTGCCATGGCTTTACGTAGGCATGGTGTTCTCAGCTTTCTGCTGGCACATCGAGGATCACTGGAGCTACTCCATTAACTACCTGCACTG GGGTGAACCTAAGACTTGGTATGGGGTTCCCTCTGTGGCAGCTGAGCGTCTTGAGGAGGTGATGAAGAAGCTGACTCCAGAGCTGTTTGAGTTTCAACCTGACCTTCTGCACCAGCTTGTCACCATCATGAATCCCAATATTCTCATGGCTCATGGTGTGCCG GTTGTACGCACAAATCAGTGTGCTGGAGAGTTTGTCATCACCTTTCCCAGAGCCTACCACAGTGGCTTCAATCAGGGGTATAACTTTGCTGAAGCTGTCAACTTCTGCACTGCAGACTGG CTGCCTGCCGGCCGTTCCTGTATTGAGCACTATCGGCGTTTAAGGAGGTATTGTGTGTTCTCCCACGAGGAGCTCACCTGTAAGATGGCTGCTAGCCCAGAGAAACTAGATCTTAACCTAGCTGCAGCTACACACCGGGAAATGTTCATTATTGTTCAAGAGGAAAGGAAACTGCGGAAGGGTCTGATGGAAAGG GGTATTACTGAAGCAGAGCGTGAAGCATTTGAGCTGCTACCTGATGATGAGAGACAGTGTGATAAATGTAAGACaacttgttttctctctgcactgGCCTGCTCAAACTGTCCCGAGCATCTGGTGTGTCTCTATCACACTCAGGATCTGTGCAACTGCCCCACTGAAAAACTCTACCTCAG GTACAGATATACTCTGGATGAGCTGTTAGCCATGTTACATCGATTAAAGGTTCGGTCTGAGTCCTTTGATTCCTGGGCCAACAGAGTAAAAGAGGCACTGGAGCAAGAAGAGGGAAACAAGATAG GAATTAATGACCTGGAGATGCTAAAGATggaagcagcagaaaaaaagtttCCTGACAATGAACTTCTCCGGAAGCTCAACACTGTTCTCAAAGACATAGAGCGCTGCCACAAAACAAGCGCTGAACTCCTCACTAACTCCAG tgAAAGTAAAATGACATTGGCAGAGCTGAACTTGTTGGTAGAGACGATGCAAAATCTGCCCTGTGTGATGAACCAGTTGGAAGAAGTGCAG GTGGTCCTTCAGACAGTGGAGGATTTTAAGTGCCAGGCTCAAGTACTGGTCAATGACAAGAACTGGAAGAGGGAGTCTCCACCACCTGAGCAGCTGCAGGCATTGTTGGAGCAAGGGGGCAAGCTGCCTGTTGTGGTGCCAGAGTGTACTTTACTTCAGGGCCTAAAGGAGCAGGCTCACTGGCTGGCAGAGGTGAGGCGCACTTTGGCCACAGAAGGGGGGGAGAGGCAAGAGGTGACACTGGATGTACTGAGAAACTTAATGGAAGCAGGCTGCAATGTGCCCCAGAGTGTGTCTGTAGAGACTGCAATGGCAGAGCTTCAGGAGCTGCTTACAATAGCAGAACGCTGGGAAGAGAAAGCACAGATCTGCCTGGAACAAAG GCAAAAGCATCCTCTCTCAACCCTGGAAGCAATCGTAAACGAGGCCCAACTTATCCCGGTGAAGCTTCCAAACATTCTGGCTCTGCAGGGCTGTTTGACTCGAGCCCGTGCCTGGGTAACAGACTTGGAGGAAATCCAG AATGGGGAACATTACCCATGTCTAGATGATCTAGAGGGTCTGGTGGCTATTGGAAGGGACTTGCCTGTCTTCATGGAGGAGCTGAGGCAGCTGGAACTGCAAGTGGCCAGTGCACATTCCTGGAGGGACAAGGCCAGCAAGACCTTCCTGAAGAAGAGCAGTCAGCACAGTCTGCTAGAG GTGTTATGTCCATGtgtgaaaaggagagaaaggcGAGATGAAACGCAGCTTTTGGATGATCCATTAGAGGATTCTGATACGAACACACTGGGCCTCTCTGCTCAGGACCTGAGGGACCCTGCAGCAATA GTGATGGCATTCAAAGAAGGGGAGCACCAGGAAAAGGAGGCACTGCTGAGGTTACAGAAAATTAACATGTGTAAATCTGGATTTACAACTGAAAATTGCAAAGAGAACGGGAGGTGGGATGAGACCATGGAGATAGACACTACCAGCCACTCAGAGAACTCTTTAAAAGAGAATGGTAACAGTAACCACACGTGTACCACCACCCCTcctcagtcagtgtgtgtgtgtggcaggctACCTTGTGTCCCTCAACTCCGCTGCCACCTGTGTAAGGACTGGTTCCATGGTGGTTGTGTTGCATTCCCCTCCCTTCTTCCCTCATCTGGGTCACCAGATAACCCCCTCTGTTGGTGGGACTGGGACTCACGCTTCTTGTGCCCAAGATGCCAGCGGTCACGGCGGCCCCGCCTGGAGACTATCCTGGCTTTACTTGTAGCTCTGCAGAGGTTGCCAGTGCGTCTGCCTGAAGGAGAGGCCCTGCAGTGTCTCACAGAGAGGGCCATCACCTGGCAGGGCCAAGCCAAAAAGGCCCTTGAGACACCAGAGCTACAGCGGGCACTTGAGAAGCTGCAAGAACTCCAAGAGACTCTTCATCATGAATCAGTGAAAGAGGAAGTCAAGCAGAAGGAGACAGATGGGAACTCTGTCATTGTATTGTCAGACTCTGAGGGAGGGGAAGGAGAAGATGGAGTAATTGATCTGACAGAGGAGAAGATGCCTGAAAAGAACACCAAGGAAACCAATGGCACTCAG GCTGGATTTGAATGTGGCACCTGCAAGAAGTCAACTGTTACAG aTGTGGGGTCTCTCCCGCCCCTGCTACCTTTGCTAAAAGGCCCAGTAGTGGAATTTTCCCCAGCCACTAGGGCccagctggaggagctgcagctggaagGAGATCTGCTCGAGGTATCTTTGGACCAGACACACATCATCTACCGAGTCCTCCAAGCTTCCTCTGTGCCGCCAAGGGAAACACTGCAGACACTCATTCag ATTGAGCTGGAAGAGCAGAGACGAACCAGCCGTGGACGAGCCAAGGATTCCAAAAGGAAGCGAAAGGGCCACAGAGGTGGCAGTGGGGAAGGGTCAGGAGAGCAATCACTGACTGCCTCAGAGTCAAAGAAAACTTGTCCCCCCAACCATAATTCCTCCTGTTCCCCCCCTGTCCAGATCCATCCTGAG ATTTTGTGA